A region from the Drosophila mauritiana strain mau12 chromosome 2L, ASM438214v1, whole genome shotgun sequence genome encodes:
- the LOC117141449 gene encoding protein Wnt-10b, whose translation MKIYANQSRAMTAWRATSKGHEQQQLPQQQKQQQEAGSSNSSSNNLVATPATSRHCNLHLIVVIILACCTRWLYGLPDGRATCRSVPGLTKDQVELCYKASDVTAAALEGLDMAIRECQIQFQWHRWNCSSLSTKSRNPHASSLLKKGYRESAFAFAISAAGVAHSVARACSQGRLMSCGCDPTINRKTLNKNLRQSLDKEKKQFLQYLETNQILTPEEEKKYERSKIASRWKWGGCSHNMDFGVEYSKLFLDCREKAGDIQSKINLHNNHAGRIAVSNNMEFRCKCHGMSGSCQLKTCWKSAPDFHIVGKVLKHQFRKAILVDQSNLGNGEPVVVLKRARNKKSNGGSGSGSTSPDLDSTDASGGHDDGGTGDSETRRHDELGVERGTRQPSADKNAARMARKLETSLFYYQRSPNFCERDLGADIQGTVGRKCNRNTTTSDGCTSLCCGRGHSQVIQRRAERCHCKFQWCCNVECEECHVEEWISICN comes from the exons AtgaaaatttatgcaaatcaaaGCCGAGCGATGACTGCGTGGCGAGCAACATCAAAAGGCcacgagcagcagcaactgccgcagcagcagaagcagcagcaagaagcaggaagcagcaacagcagcagcaacaacctgGTTGCCACACCGGCCACATCGCGCcattgcaatttgcatttaattgttgTGATTATCTTGGCCTGCTGCACACGCTG GCTCTATGGCTTGCCGGATGGCCGTGCCACCTGCCGTTCAGTGCCTGGATTGACCAAGGATCAAGTGGAGCTCTGCTACAAGGCCAGTGATGTGACGGCGGCAGCTCTCGAAGGACTCGACATGGCCATACGAGAATGCCAAATTCAG TTTCAATGGCATCGGTGGAACTGTTCGTCGCTGAGCACAAAGAGCCGCAATCCGCATGCCTCCAGTTTGCTGAAGAAAG GCTACCGGGAGAGTGCGTTCGCCTTTGCCATCTCGGCTGCCGGGGTGGCCCACAGTGTGGCCCGCGCCTGCAGCCAAGGTCGTTTGATGTCCTGCGGCTGCGACCCCACCATCAATCGCAAGACGCTGAACAAGAACCTGCGCCAGTCTCTGGACAAGGAGAAGAAGCAGTTTCTGCAGTACTTGGAGACCAACCAGATTCTAACGCCCGAGGAGGAGAAGAAGTACGAGCGCTCCAAGATCGCCAGCCGCTGGAAGTGGGGCGGCTGCTCCCACAACATGGACTTTGGCGTCGAGTACTCCAAGCTCTTCCTCGACTGCCGCGAGAAGGCCGGCGACATTCAGTCGAAGATCAATCTGCACAACAATCACGCCGGCCGGATA GCTGTCTCCAACAATATGGAGTTCCGGTGCAAGTGCCATGGAATGTCCGGCAGCTGCCAGCTGAAGACATGCTGGAAGTCCGCTCCCGATTTCCACATTGTGGGCAAGGTGCTGAAGCACCAGTTCCGCAAGGCCATTCTGGTGGATCAATCGAATCTGGGCAACGGGGAGCCCGTGGTCGTTTTGAAACGGGCGCGCAATAAGAAATCGAACGGCGGCAGCGGCTCCGGATCCACGTCGCCCGATCTGGATAGCACGGATGCATCTGGTGGCCACGATGATGGCGGGACAGGCGACTCCGAGACGCGACGGCATGACGAACTCGGTGTGGAGCGGGGCACGCGGCAACCGAGCGCCGATAAGAATGCGGCAAGAATGGCGCGAAAACTGGAGACATCGCTGTTCTACTATCAGCGCTCGCCGAACTTTTGTGAGCGCGATCTGGGAGCTGATATACAGG GCACCGTGGGACGCAAGTGCAACCGGAACACCACGACCAGCGACGGATGCACCTCCCTCtgctgtgggcgtggccacagCCAGGTCATCCAGCGGAGGGCGGAGCGGTGTCACTGTAAATTCCAATGGTGCTGTAATGTGGAGTGCGAGGAGTGCCACGTGGAGGAGTGGATTAGCATATGCAATTAA